In the genome of Urocitellus parryii isolate mUroPar1 chromosome 7, mUroPar1.hap1, whole genome shotgun sequence, the window GAAGCAGGTGGATATCCTAGTATTGCTTCTGCTTCAAAGAGCCTCTCAGAGCATGTGTCCATTTTCAGAGAGCAGAAAAAAAGAGCAGTTTTTCTTGTTCCGATTTCACCTAAGTCTTGTGAGCAACACTGGACAGAGGGCTAAAACTGATATTTAAGTGTTTTTGTATTCCAGACAAAAAGGGAGTGCCCTAAAGTTCACCTCACTCTTACTGCCAGAGAAAGCAGGAAGGTCAAGCCCAGTGTACATCTTAGTAATTTTTTCATAGACTCACTTGCCTCTCTGAGGTGAGCTGTCAGTCAGTACCCCAGTGTGCCCATGACCACATTAATAATCAACTAGGACTGAAAGCTGTCATGATAACCAGAGTGGTGTGATTCCTGCAGTGCCCATACAATGTACCAGTAGAGCTGGGCCCTACATCAAACCAAGATAGCtagaaaactgataaaaatcATCACATTGTCTTTTacgtctgatttttttttttccttaaggaaatttttttttcagggattaGCACCCAGATTATTTTATAAGAAGTAATGGTTTGTTGTATTTGGGGAGATAATTTGGTTTTCCTCTGTAGGTACCACCATGGGAGCAGCATTGCTGGAGGACTGGTAAAGGGGGCTTTGTCTGTTGCTGCCTCTGCATACAAGGCCCTATTTTCTGCACCACCAGTCACTGCACAGGTtagtgtatgttttattttcctgaaccTCAACTCACAAATCACCAATGAAAACGATGGCATCTGTCTGGATTGGCCAGTAAACTAACATTGTGGAAAGAGCATAGGCTTTAGATTGAGAGAGGAGCTAGTCCAAGTGTTGGCACTTTGGGATAAATAACACACTGGTTCTTGCCCAAAGATAATGGGAAACAAGAGAGGTGAACACATTTACAGTACAGGGTAAGATACTATGCTGGTATAATCAAACAGATGAAACATTTCAGCCTCACTAGTAGATAATACCTGAACTGAGTCCTAAAGGATAAAGCAAATGTTTGTCAGGGAAGAGTGATAGAgtattatggggctggggttgtggctcagcagtagagtgcttgtctagcacatgcgaggccctgagttcgatcctcagcaccacataaaaataaatacataaaataaagttataaaaaataaaaagagtgataGAGTATtataagccaggcatgatggtgcacacctattatcccagctactcaggaggctgatgcaagagggtcacaagttcaagtcaagcctgggcaactcagcaagactttcatctctttaaaacaaaaagagtgTTGTAGACAAAGGGAATAGCTAGTAATAAAAAAGACTTGGAAATATGAATGTAGAGGGTGCTTCTGGTCtgaaaagaataagaagagaaaagaCCAACTGTAGATTAAGgggttagattttattttaatactaatGAAGAACCATACAATGTTTCTAAGGAAGTGATTAACAGGAACATATTTGTTCTTAGTGAGATCACTCTGCTATAATCTGGAGGCTTGGATAGAGCCAGTAAAGAAATCCATATGAAAACCCACGTATATAGCTAGAAAGGaagattcaaagaaataattaaaaatataaatctcagAACTTGGAGACCATAATTAAGTGACTAAAAAGAAGTCAAGGATAAATCCCAAGTCTGTTACATAGTTCATAGTAGCATGCATTATGAGCGGCTCTGCAGGTAGGATATATTTGAGTAAGAGGAGAATAGGAATTCGGTTTTGGATAGGGTTGTTTGAGGCATAGCCTAGTAAAAGTAAAGATAACCAGAATACAGTGAATACATACATCTGGATCACAGGGGAGAGGTTTGGCTTGGTGACAAAGTTTGAGAGCCTTTTTGCATACAGGTTATAGTAAGAGCCATGTGGATGGATGAGATTATCCAGGAAGAATGGGGAAGGCAAAAAGGAGCCTTAACATCAGGGAAAGGAAAATCCTGCAAAGAAGACAAAactaggaagaaaatgaagaattatcTACTAGAATTTAGGAAGTTTTAATGAGAGGGATGTATTCAGCAGTGTTAGCTTCTGCGGAGAGGTGTGAACTGGTAATGAGGAATTTTGAGAGTTCAAGTATGCCTCACTTTCCAGTAGactacaaagagagaaagagagcagaagTCTTGGGCATGGTtggtatgcctataatcccagctatgggaggctaaggcaggaggatcataaattcaagaccagcttcagcaacttaacaagaccctgtctcaaaattttaaaaagcactgtgTATGTAGCTtcgtggtaaagcacccctgggttcaagcctcagtgcTGGGAAGAAGAAAGGGGGCAAATATCAGAAGGAGACATTTGTAAAGATGAGTGAGACTTGAAGTGTGCAAGCCAGTAATGAAAGGGGTTAACAATAAAGATGATAGAACAATTAATGGAGAAAGATTTCCGAGGTGGTAAGAGGTAAGAGATACAAAACAACGTCCATGTGGAAGGATTAAACCTGGAAAGAAGGATTGATAAACTATTCCGaaataagaggaagaagggaaccaTTGGAATTAGGTATAGAGAAAATTGCCAGAGACTGCTCAACATGTTTACATACTTTCTCAACAAGCCTGCAAAATAGAGATATGATGTATCTGCATTTCATAAATTTAGGATTGACACTCACCCCAATTGGTGAGTTAATGGTAGAGTGAGGGTTGGGGCCTAAGCTTGTCTACCTCCAAAGTCAGTCATCTTTCTGCTCTACAGTTTCCCCCTCCCCACTCTGTGAAGTAGAGATAATAACAGACCAACCATTTATGGAAGTAATTTTGACCACAGAAGGGCTTAGCTTAAAGAGGGGAGTAGTGAATGTTAGCTTCCTCATAACTTGGACCActttattttgaaggaaaaagtaaaaaatactatAGGATATAATTTCCCAAGCAGTTTTTGTCTACCTCCTCTGCATATCAGACAGAATTTCTCATGCCATCTTCCTGTAACAGTCTCTTTCCTTGCTTATATTTGCCCCATCGTCACAATGATCTTCATGTTCATAGTGCCCCTAAGCCTTGTTTTCTACTTTTACCTCATCTGGTCAAAGAATGCTTCTTTCTGAAAGTCCTCTCTGAAGCCATCTCctagttctctttttaaaatgtagcctttattttttggtggaTCTTTtactatatgtggtgctgagaatcgaacccagtgcctcacatatggtaggcaaatgctctaccactgagccacaaccccagggcGCCCGCCCCCCGCCCCATACCTCTTCTCCTAGTTCTAAGGATAGTTCATCATCTCCCagctttttctttggtactgacAGACCTAATTTGAAGCATATTTCCTCAGCTCAGAAGACCCATTAATGTCAGGTAGACAGGAATATCATACCCTTGCATCTAGTTTCTTTGCATTTTGAATAAATCTGGAAAGACTAGTATGgcaagataataaaaatttgcagaataaacaaattatacagaaaatgttgtctactttttttttttgtctgcacAGCCAATAGTTTCTGAAGATCAGACAGCAGCTCTGATGGCCCATCTCTTTGAAATGGGATTCTGTGACAGGCAGCTGAACCTAAGGCTGTTGAAGAAACACAATTACAACATCCTGCAGGTTGTGACAGAACTCCTTCAGGTCAACAACAATGACTGGTACAGCCACCGATATTGAGGAGTGACCTTGTATTAAATAACTGCCTGCTGCTCAGAGAtgatctttattctttcattgggGTGTGGGGTAGAAGCCCttgcttgttttttaaactgATGAGTCTATATGGAGATATTCATTGAATTGTCAAGACAATACCCATTACAATATATTTTGGAACAAATCAAAGACCAGAACTTAAATTTTCACTTTAGGAATTGGATGAATAGGAGGAAGCTGTTTTTCAATTGATTTGGATAAAATTCCCTTCTCCATTTCAGTGCATTGAAGAGTGTAATTTGAACTTCCTGTAgaacctttttttgttgttgttgttccctgCTTATAttgaagttaaatatttttgttcagttcATGTGGATGTTTTTAATGGGGATATCTGTTGTCAGTTTTTTGAACTGGAAGTTGTTTTCAAGACTTATGATTTCTGTAACCAACTCCTACCCTCAGTAACTTTCAATGTGGCATTGAAAGAGGATACAAGAACATGATAGAAGTATTGCTGCTCTtcctttttcagagaaaaaaattatctcccTGCAAGAGTTCTTAGTAAATGACACTGTTGCTTTCTGAGGACCATATTGGTGCATTTGAATATCCACCTTGCAGGAATCTCATGAAAGGAGGGAAGAGTGTGCTAGTTAACTCACCAGCACCTAGTGAGCAGTGTCTATTGTagtaattttgcatatatttttcttttatttaaggagaaaaatagtAGTGTGAAATATTTTGCTAGTCTTATAGGGAAGGAAAATACCCCCTCTATTACTTAAAGGGAAAAGTCACTTTAACAGTTACCTTTTTTCTTCATGTCAGGGCAGATCTTATTTTACAGTAGAGTAAGGGAAGTGGAAACAGGTGAAAGGCAAGCTCCTATATTAATCTAAGTTCAGGATTGGAGGAGTGAATGTGGTGGGGGGCAAATAGGATATGCTACTGACTTCTTGAATATTTGAAATCCTTTCAAAGGTTATCTAGCCCTAGAGAGTCTAGAACAGGAAGTTGTGGTTGGTGTTTTTCAAAACCTGGATGGGGCAAACTCACTGATTTAACTCCAGGTTAAGTGAGAAAGAGATTGCTCCCAGGGACCCAGGTACTCATTTGTTTGTAGAAGAGAATCTTGGGGACAGTTGGTGAAGGAAGAGGTAACAAAAAACGCTAAATTATATTCATGAAAATTGCTTCCTGAAAAGGAAGAATCTGAACCCCCAACCCTAAGGGGTGAGGataataaaatagtattatttaaTCTGGTTGGCATTTATAATGAATGGCAATTTTAATTAGTCATAATGATGTTTATTTGCAGTATAACTCTTGAATGCTACTAAATAAGCCAGAATTCAGACTACAAGCCAACCAGgctgtttattatttaaaatgttttgatctTGGCTTCTAGAGCGGGTGTCTGTAATTGGATTGATTGGGGCAGGACCTGCCTGGACATTCTGGGTCCTGCAATAGGGGTCCAGAAGGGCCCGTGGGTCGGATAGTCCGGCCGGTTGTTCTTGTGCACAGCCACTTAAAGAATGgtgaaataaatgttcatttaaacTCCTATATGTATCTGCTGGTCCTTACGGAAGCAGCGCCGGTACCCTCCAGTCAGTGACCTTTGAACATCGGAGACCTTCCCTTCTTTTCGTGGAGAGGGCGGGGTCCTGGAGCAGGGAGGGGCCGGAGGGGAGGGGCGGAGCTTCCCGATGCTTCAAGTCGAAGCTTGGGGCGAGGGCTCAGTTCCCTCACTTTCAATTCCGAAAGCTGCCGTTTCTGTCGCTGCCGTCGTCCCTGGGTAAGGCATTCTCGGGACCCTCCTCTGCTTTCCTCTTTTGGAGGCGAGGGCCTTTTGTATCTCCTGCTCGCCCTACGTACTAAACTCGACTAAAGCTGTCTAATAGAATTTGAAGCCCTCCCTCAATGAAATCCGACCTTTTCCGTCCACGCCCACCAGCCGGCCCTTGGCAGAGCCCCGATCCGGTTGGGAAACAGCTTGGCCTTGGAGGCAAGGACCCCTTCTCCCCCCAACTTCCGAAGTTCCCCTGCGACTCCGCTGAAGGGCTAGTTGCCTGCGCTGGAGGCTCTTCTCCCCAAAGGCACATTCCAGAAGATTCACCTTCTTGCAACTGAAAAGGAATCCCGGATCCCATACCTAAACCAGGTGAGGCTTATTTTAGTCCAGAAAGATCAGAGTGGCTCAACTTACCCACCTCATTCTGGTACCACTCTtgggggtcttttttttttggggggggggtccagATTTAGTCTTGCTCTCTCCTAATAAAGGGCAGTCCCTGACATGACTAAGGGATTCCCCGGGCTTTCTTCCTACCCCATCTCAAAAGTAGTGAGGAAGACACTTTTGCTCGCACCTGGGATATTTTTAGACAGGTTCTTACCTACACCTGTGACCTGTAGcttcctttctcctttgtttAAAGAGCAGCTGCCTTCCTATTAAGCCAGCAACGCCCAGGAGGCAGCCTTAGCCTTTCTGTCAGGGTGCTCTTAGAGGCATTTTTTAGAGTAATTGGGGAAGATGAAGGGACCTTCCAGATtgctgccctccctgccctgagCTTTATCCAGTTGCCTTCCTTTAAAATGACAGCTCAGCAACTTTcgaagaaaaaaagaactgtacCATTCTCTTGTGGAAGTTCCTTAAAGTGAAAtaacttctgcttttctttggttttctttttttgtaggcAGATTGATTTCTCTTAACAATAATTAAAGGAATTGAAAGGCATTTCAAGTTCCATATAACTCTTCAAGTCATATAACTCTTCAACCCATATAACTCTTCAAGTCTATCTTCCTTAGGTTTTAGCTTGCTTAGATATGGTAGGGCtcatgccagttttttttttgtttggttgcggggggtactggagattgaacctaggggagctTAACCGTAAAccgcatctccagcccttttgttttaagacagcttctcactaaattgctgatgctggccttgaacttgctatcctcctgcttcaccctctccagttgatgggattacaggtgtgcgccccaATGCTTGGTTCTTTGCTAATCTTGATAACTTAAAACCagaattatggggctggggatgctcagtggtagagtgcttgcctagtatgcatgaggcactgggttccatcctcaccaccacataaaaataaagatattgggctgggattatggctcagtggttgagcgctcaattctcagcaccacattaaaaaaaaaataaaggcattgtgttgtatccatctacaaaaaagagtctctctctctctctctctctctctctctctctctctctctctctaaaaaataaagatattgtgtccagctaaaactaaaaaaaaaattttaaaaagaagtttaatattgaactttgttcttttttcactAGTGAACCGTCCCCCTTGAACAATGGGTGATATGTTCTCCCAGATAGGCTGTCAGAAAGATGAAATCAAGTCAATACTGCCCCCCAACTCAGCCATTGGTGATACAGCTCCCAGCTACTCCAGCTTTGGAAGCAGCAAATCTTTTTGTTCCTGTGTGCCTGCTAGTGCCAAATTTGTGCCCTGCCCTACCTGCCAAGGCAGTGGGAAAATCCCCCAAGGTAAGTTGACCAAAGCTCTGGAAATAGCCTGGAATCCAGGAAGTGCTCTTGGCTAGCCAGAGTTTGAGGCAGCCCTTTTGAGTCTCCTTGAATGGTTGAATAGTGCTCTCAGCTCAGTCAGTATTAACCCATTTAGCCTTGGACTCCCTGCAGAGACCCCCCCTTCCTATATTAGATGTATTTTTCTGCCACTCTGCTCCCCAAGCATCACTCTGTGTCTTAGGATTCAGGAAGTTAACAGATGACCTCTCCAAAGAAGGTAAGCCTTTCTGATTCACTAGTGACTTTCAGAGAGTCTTCTTACCTATTGGAAATCTTACTTACCTTCTGGTTCAAAGCTGAGCtagctacttcagtagcacaatCCAAGGCTCCCAGTCCTGCTCTGAGGCTAAGGCTGCATGCCTCTGATACTGCTATATAGAGTGGAGGAAGGATGCTTTTAGGAGGCTGGTTCAGGAAACATTTGTCATGATACATCTTTGAACTCCCTCTCATCATCTTTCTACAGAGCTGGAGGAGCAGCTGGTGGCCCTCATCCCCTATGGGGACCAGAGGCTGAAGCCCAGACACACGTAAGCACTCTTTTTCCTCCATCTCCACAGGTCATCACCCCAGGGGGCTGCTTTACCTATTAGAGTCACCATTGTGATCCCTCCTAAATTTTTCCCATTGGTTCTTCCCCAGGTAGTCTGAGCTTCACCTGCCTCCTTGTTTCCAAAGATTTTCCTGGTTTAAGAATGATAGGGGGTtgggggactgaggttgtggctcagaggtagaatgttcGCTGGCCTAGCgcgcgggttcgatcctcagcaccacataaaaataaacaaaacaaaggtattaaaaaaagaatgataagtgTTGGGGTTGGTgttgtagttcagaggtagaatgcttacctagcatgtgtgaggcactgggtttgattctcagcactgcatatatacaaataaataaaataaaggtccatcaacaactaaacatgtatatataaaatggtaaGTGTCAGGTCTGGGATTATTCAGTGGTTGAACATTGCTTAGCATTTGTGAAGCCAtaaattcaattcccagcaccatccccccaaaaatttaaagaatgataaTTGTTGTATATATGCTAATTACCCTGTTATATGCAATATATCTTATATTGAAGCATTATATTgtacccataaatatgtacaattatttgtCAATCAGAAAATTCACAGACTAGGGCTGTGTCTcaatggtaaaacacttgcctaccatgtaggaggccccaaggttttttttggggggggtttgtttgtttgtttttaaagagagagtgagtgagagggagaaagagagaattttaatatttattttttagtttttggcggacacaacatctttgtggtaatgaggatcgaacccgggccgcacgcatgccaggcgagcgtgcttccgcttgagccacatccccagcccgaggccctaggtttgatcctcagcactgcaaaaaaaaaaaaaaatttagggggttctggggattgaacccaaggtcttgtgcatgcaaggcaagcactctaccaactgagctatatccccagcccatgcaaaactattttttaaaaataaaaacaggggctagggttgtggttcagcggtggagcttgcctagcatgtgcaaggccctgggttcaatcctcagcaccatataaaaataaataaaatgggggtattttgtccaactacaccaaaaataaaaataaaaccaaactgaGCACAgtagagcatgcctgtaatcccagtgattttggaAGCTGGGgcaaggaggattacaagttcaaagccagaaacttagcaaaactttgtctcaaaaaggtctaagctgggcacggtggtgcacacctataatcccaacagcttgggaggctgaagcaggaggatctagagttcaaagccagcctcagcaatgtgcTAAGCTtgagcaaggcgctaagcaactcagtgagaccctgtctctaaataaaatacaaaatagggctggggatgcctcagtggttgagtgtccctgagttcaatacctggtaccccccgcaaaaaaaaaaaaaaaaaggtctagggatataactctgtggtacagtgccccaggttcaatccacaAAACCTAAAGAATAAATACAACATACACAAAatgattcagtggtagaacacttgtctgaCAGGTGTGaggcccttgagttcaatccctagtgcatcaaaaataggaataaaactcTTCCCCCACTCACCCACGCACAAAAAAAATGAGCATAGCAAATATTGTCTGAGGCCACTTCCTACCTTTCCTGGAGTATCACTGCTTCAAGAGGCATGGTCCTTTCTCCAAAACAGAAAGGACCTGCAAATCCtcctgggagggaggggatggACCTGGCTGCAATTGGTTTGCAAATTGATTTGAGAAGTTGTTTTTCTTAAGATCTTCTCTTGCCCTGGCAGTCTTTAGAcctgctttttttcttcaaattagaGATAGAAAACCAGCTGCTGCCTATTCTGGCACAATTCAAAACCTCAGAAGTagccctggatttttttttttttttttttttttggcatgtctGTGACCCTGTTTGTGAGATCAGGGTCCATTTGGTATGAATCCCTGCAACCTCCTCCCAAAATCCTCAGCTTGAGCTGGAGACCCTCCATACAGCCTTCCCACCACTACATCAGAATTGGAAACTAGCAATGTCCCTAATAAGATACAAAGTActgtctctattttttatttttaattttgtagttgtagatggatagcatacctttacctttgtttcatttttatgtgtgctgaaaATGGAACCCAGTGGCCAGCCCAACTGTCTCTAATTATATCTGTTTTGAATTAGATGGATGGTTTCCTGTTTCTGAATATTGTTTAACTAAATATACGAATCAGAATTCTCAAAAAATTAACGTGGACTTAGTTCTTCTAGTGATACTTACTAGCATTCATTGAGCTTTTTCTACATGCCAGGACCTGTGATTAGTATTTTTCCATGTATTATATCATAGCAAATTCTATTACGTAGGTacaattatctccattttacaaagaaagtgGGAATTTGGGAGGGTAGGTGTGCTGCTTGACGTTATGAGGTCAATGGGGACAGGAAGGTGGGAATGGAAGCCAAGCTGCCTTCCTCCTAGTGCTGGGCTCCTTACTACCCATGCTGAACCACATCTGGAGAGCTAAATGAGCAGTCATGGAGGTGATATGTGTGGAGAGCCTTGCATCTGGAGAGGAGTGTGAGAACCCCAGGTTTCCTTGGTGTTCACACTCCTCCATCCTGTGTGCTGCTTTCCCACAGGAAGCTCTCTGTGTTCCTGGCAGTGTTCATCTGCCTGATGACTTCCTCCTCTATCATCTTTTTCCTGTTTCCCCGGTCCATCGGTGTGCAGCCTGCAGGCCTCAACTCCTCCACCGTGGCCTTTGATGAGTCTGACATCCACCTCAACATGACGGTGTGTGTGTAGTAGgtgccctggctctgccctctgTACTTCCCTAAAGCCTTTGTCCAACTTAGGTGTGGATAGCCAAGGATCTTGTGGCACTCAGAGGAGAGAAGTAGGGAATAGCATGAGCTATCTGATAACAAATTGTATAGAACTGGAACTCTCCACAATCAGGGATCAGAATCTAGGTCAGATTAATAAATCATAGTGTGGAGTAGAGTTGTCAGTGCCTGAAACTCTGGATGGACAGACAGAATGGAAAGAAGCCATATAAAATGGGATTAGATCCTAAtggtttttgttcatttgttttgaaaTGTGGGTCTCACACTGTTGCCAAGGATGGtccaaactcctggactcaaatgTTGGGTCCTCCTACTCAATGTTGGgacccagcctcctgagtagatgagactacaggcatgtgctgccacacccagctcaatgtagcttctttttttttttgttttgtttttatttcttatcttgagatggggtcttgctaagttattgagatggtctcaaacttgtaatcctcctgcctcagcctcatctgtcactgggattataaacatgtgCCCTCTCACCTGGCTCAGAGCAACTTCTTAAAGGTGACCCCTCACCATTAAGAGCCCATTGGtgtgctcgcttcggcagcacatatactaaaattggaacgattGGCATGGCCCCTGCACACGAATGACCTGCAGGTTAGTTcgtgaagcattccatattttgTGCAGTTCATAAAGACCATCTGACAATGGTAGGGTTTGAAGAAGTTACTTGTTCCGTATTGTGGTGATACCACAAGCCATGCTGTCGGGTCCTCCTACTCAATGTTGGGACCCAAGTAGCCAACCATCAACACAGCATTCTGTTCACGTTACTATtaataaattactaaaaataatcCTTGTGTCTGTACCTGAAAACTTTTTTCCATTTGTCCGATTCTGCTTCTGACTTAAGCAGTGAACTTTATATCAGATTTCCTATAACAGAATCCTCCtgatacatgttttaaaaaaagagcccattggaagctgggcatggtggtttacacctgtaatcccagtagctcaggaggctgaggcaggaggatcacaagttcaaggctagcctcagcaactaagtgaggctctaagcaacttagtgaggtacagtctcaaaaagagctggggatgtggctcagtggttaagctcctctaagttcagtctccagtattaaaaaaaaaaaaaaaaattggaggagCTCTTGGTACTGATTCTCTGCACCTAAGATCTGTCATGGTTGGTTGGGAATCCGGCCCAAGAGCCAGACTTCTGAAACTATTTGGCTTCTCCCTTTCAAAGATGAGCCACTCTTACCCTCCCTTTCCTTGTCTTTATCCCCAGAGTATCTTGAATATCTCCAATACCAACTACTACCCCATCACTGTGACCCAGCTGACCATCGAGGTTCTGCACCTGTCCCTTGTGGTAGGACAAGTTTCCAACAGTCTCTTCCTACACATCGGCCCTTTGGCCAGTGAACAGGTGACTTCCCTGACCCAAGCCAGCCTTGCCCGCAGATATTCAGATGTGTGTGGTATTGGGAAGGAGGCAGCCTAAGGTGAGGCTAACCTTGTGCCCATTTGGTTAACAGGTGTTTTATGCAGTAGCCAGCAGAATACAGGATGAAAACACATAGTGAGTACCTCTTGACCTCTTTTCCCATAGTCCCTTGCCTGACTTGGAAACCCATATAATACCCACTGGGTTTCCTCATTGCTTAGCAAACTCTTCAGCCTCTTAAGTCCTGTCCCCTTGTAGCTGGGACTTAAGCATACAAGGACTTAGGGTCCTTAGCTTCTGCCTATTGGGCCCAGATTGGAATGAAAAACAGGCTGGAATTTGGttaatcttttctaattttttaaatatttatttctttaatttttaggtggacacagtatctttatatcacatttatgtggtgctgagaactgaacccagtgcctcacacacactaggcgagctcactaccacttgagccacatccccagcccctggttaattttttcaatatgtgATCTTGGGGATCTGAATCACTGAGTAAAAGGAGTCTTTTGTTTTCTGCTAAGGGCAAAGGCCAGCATGTACCTGGGCTAAGCACTGGGGACTTTGAGTGATATTGTAATCAGGGCCATGAGGCCCTTCAGGACCTGCAGgtctccaagttttctgagaggCTGTTCAGTATGAAACATGACCccatgctctctttctctctctcagcaAAATCTGTACCTGGCTGAAAATCAAAGTCCACCATGTACTTTTGCACATCCAGTAAGTAGGGCTTGGAGCTCTGGTGTCTCCTGTCCCACTTTTGACTTTATTCTCACTCAGCTTTATCTCCTATGGGGAGAGAGAGTCGTTGCAGCTGACCCTGTGAATATTTGTGTCTGGAGAATAGCAAGTCCACACCTTTCTCTGGGTCTCACCTTGCTTATAAGTTATTGGTGTGGCAGTCCCAGGGTTGTCTGGAAGTTGCTAGAACACAGGTGGGGCAGCTGTTCCTGGTGCCTTGGAACAGCAGGgaacagaaggaaggaggagggaggttGAGGGAGCCAATCTTTCCCCAACAGCAAAACAGGGTCAGACCTGTCCATTTCCTCCCAGACATG includes:
- the Tmem106a gene encoding transmembrane protein 106A isoform X1, coding for MGDMFSQIGCQKDEIKSILPPNSAIGDTAPSYSSFGSSKSFCSCVPASAKFVPCPTCQGSGKIPQELEEQLVALIPYGDQRLKPRHTKLSVFLAVFICLMTSSSIIFFLFPRSIGVQPAGLNSSTVAFDESDIHLNMTSILNISNTNYYPITVTQLTIEVLHLSLVVGQVSNSLFLHIGPLASEQVFYAVASRIQDENTYKICTWLKIKVHHVLLHIQHDNKACFLSRGTLTWSHLSHSEQLVFDSYEYVDCRGNTSVPHLLIPHPP
- the Tmem106a gene encoding transmembrane protein 106A isoform X2 → MGDMFSQIGCQKDEIKSILPPNSAIGDTAPSYSSFGSSKSFCSCVPASAKFVPCPTCQGSGKIPQELEEQLVALIPYGDQRLKPRHTKLSVFLAVFICLMTSSSIIFFLFPRSIGVQPAGLNSSTVAFDESDIHLNMTSILNISNTNYYPITVTQLTIEVLHLSLVVGQVSNSLFLHIGPLASEQVFYAVASRIQDENTYKICTWLKIKVHHVLLHIQGTLTWSHLSHSEQLVFDSYEYVDCRGNTSVPHLLIPHPP